tttgtctttatttgccCTGGAACTGAGGCACCACACTGTATCAAAACAGctaccaataataataaagacatgGCATGTGCATACACAGAGGAGCAGTAACTAGAAGGCAGTGTTTCCctgatattgatttatttgtggtggcccaccaCAAAACCAAGATTTACAGTcatatattgattttctattgtatttttttgtttgtttgtttactattTAACAGCAATATCTGATTGGTTACGTGTCAACACTGAAGGCTGCTGCTCTTCTGATGGGAATGTCAAAAGTATGGCAGTAGATATTACTAAAGTTGTTGAATCGCCTATGCTGAGggtgcaaaacaacaaaaaaacagagcttcCACTGTTAAAGTTCTGCTGTAGTAATAGCAGGTACTGGATGTTACTTCTTTAGTATGAGTATGTGATCAGCAAGGAGAAGAAGCAGGAGGGAAAAGGCACATGGACACAGCAAGCTATGCAATCCTATAATTCACACCAACAATTCCTCTGCTTTCAGGCTATCGGTTCAAGGCTCTTGGTAGAGGTGTCTGCAGTTCTTTGAGGCCTCCTGCCTGCTGCCTGCTGCATGTGGTCTATTGGGTTCTGCTGATCATTGTGCTGTTTAGCTGCTGCACTCTCTTTTTCCATCAGGCTTCTTTTGACTAAACAACAATGACACACAGTGGCTAACTGCAATAGTGCATCACAGGATTAAAGATATAGATTTTCTATATCTTGTCAACATGTCCTTGATAGGGAAAATACTGGTCAGCAGAAGGCTTGAACCTGATTTAGTTGGTTTTCTTGCTCTTTGCACTCCCTGATGGCCTTAACATAtagtttccacagtgtttcAGTTGGCGACCCCATTTTCAAGtgtacatttttacagcaaaacagCAACCAACAGCCATGCTTTAGGGTGatatattatagtttttttttgtctttttattttttttttaatgcaaccaTAACAGAATGTGAGAAGTTACAAATTACATTGATCAACTGACCATTATTGTTATCTCACCTAAAGTCACTTAAAATCGTAATActgtaactttaatttaaaatcctcGCAACCATCATTAATCCTCTTTTCTACAACAAACCACtgttaagtcattttttgtaaGCTTAAACATGGTGGTGTTATAttgtaatgttacattaaataatataacaataactCATATGCATTCTCTCATTGTGCCAGAGTCAGGGGTGTGAAATGATAGTTACAGTACACTGAAGTGCTCCTTTTTAGAGTGGCAACCCTATTGACCCATTGAGCTTCCCAGACCATGTAGTATATCTGGGGCACTGAATTATGATATTTGGTAGGGGTGTGAATCACTGGAGGCCgaatgatacaatattatcacgatacataagtcacaatacaatataatcAAGATTTTGCAACATCTTGTGATATGCTGAATATTGCAATAcaatattttgcttttgataaaCTTTTTTCAATTCCATGTTATGTCCCctaaggaaaactttgtcagaGTATGTTTTATCTAATGAgataaacttttaatttttattgcagcaatatGTATGTAGTGATTTCTAGCAAGTCCTTATAATGTCCCATTTTTTTGAGTCACTTGAACGCATCGCCTGACCTGGCCTCGAGATTCTCTCATCAAACTCAGGTGTGCTGAGTTAGACGAGAAAGGAAAGACGCAATGAGGATACGGTCTTCgagcgtttgtttgtttgttttttgtggggtttttgaCTTCATTTTGACAAGACAGTCATTAAAAAGTAGTTTAGCTTCACCGTGCAATTCTCCTCACATCCTGCGAAAAAGGACATCAACTGTCGAAGCACTCCGGATCATCAAACAAACAGTGAGTACAAACCGTACAAACCATCGCGATTTATCATGTCCATGGCGTCTGTGGGCGgctatttgtatttatttaagggCCGCAAGAGATTTGGTTTTCAGTAAATCTGCAAATAATAGAGCGTATTGGCATATTAATAACTCTACTGGTCTATATCTTCCCCTGCTGTCAGGTATATAGTGGTCAGAAACTGTTGGGAACATTTTTATGAGGGTCgctttatatactgtatgttgatTTGCAAGAATGCATCCTGTGCTTGGACATTCCCACTCTTTGACTTTCTCCAACTGCACAGGTAAAtggttttaaagagtttagtattttaaaacatgggtataaacaattgttttaaaatactttgACACTATTTTGTCCGTATTGTTATCCTACGCAGACATGTGCTCCTGTGCTGCCCTGAACAGTTCTCATAATGATGAAACaacaattattttgttattatttatcaactacatttcccatgatcTCTGACTTCTCCTGAGAGCTGTTCTTGTAACAGTAGGCACATGTGGTGAATACTATGGGAAAATACTATGTTTAGAATATTTTGTCAATAAGAATATGCTTTGAACAGTTTTTCCAGAATTACTTAACAAAGAAAAGCCATGGGAAAACTAACTGAATCACAGAAGCTGGTGGAAGACAGCCAAGAGAGGAGGCGGGACTTCAGCATTCAATAACATAAATTACACTACTActacttataataataacaataataataataacaacaataatagtaacaatacAGGCTGAAAATATGTGGAATTGTGCTTTATTGTTTAACAAAATGTGCATTAATTTCTGATTCATTAAAATTGTATCTATTGCATGGTTATGGCATTTGGTTTGACAAAGTTTGACCCAAAAATAAGTCACATATCCACCTGGGTCCAACAGTGGACTGAAGTGCATTCATTTCACTGAATATTCATGTGATGCTCAGTGGGCAATATTTCGATTTGATGTGGCTACattaaagtgcttttttttatttaaaaagccagGAAAATCAAATCATAGcaagttgtttaaaaaagaaacacaaaaacgaAAACAAAAAGTGGCACTGAAGTTGGCGTCAGGTAGAAGTGCATCAGCGTTTGTGTTGTTCTCTGACAAAATCCTTCCAGAGTTGACAGTAATCTTGAATAGAAAATGTGTTACTCTAAGGAAACGAACATTTATGTCAGAAAGCAGTTAGACATATTTAATAGGTCCTGCTGACAATAGTCCTAAAGTGCTCCAAAAAGACTTCATCTAACTTTATTTTAGTCAGCATCCTAAATGAAGTGCACCATGCTGTCCTCGCACTCTTTGGGCACAGTGAGCTTGTAGTTATGGCAAACTAACTTATAATTCTGTTCATCATTGTTGTCCCAGTATTCAGCCCCACAGACTTTGTACTGAATGGCAAACTGTAACATTGCCCCTGGCTGCAGGAAAGGAGGAACAGGCAGGTGGAAACGAAATGTATCACAACTGAATTCCCCCCGTCCTCCTTCCCAAGTCTTGGTGATGGTGGACATCCAGGAGGCCTTAGTTTCTGAGCAACTCTTCCATTCTGTAAATGAATAGCGGGCAGTAACATCTTTCTCAAAACCCAAATTCACGACCTGAGTGATTCCGATGACACCCAACTCAAAGCACAAAACTCTCTCCAGACACACTTTCTGCGTATAGAGGCGATGCAGGAATCCTTGCTGGTCGCCAGGTTGTTGGTCAAAAACTGGCTTTAAGTATGGCAGCGATATCTCCAGATGCTCTCCATCTGCCAACTCTGCACCCATCAATAATCTGAAGGAAACATGATGTGGGACAAATGGATCCTCTCCAGATTTGAAAATCTTGATGTCCTCCAGGTCAAGCCCCAAAGAGTCAACAAAGCGTACGCCGACATGTCTGCATTGTTTCTTCTGTGTGGCAGAAGGCAGAGAGTGTGAGCGCTGTCGGATGATGGGTTTAGGAATGGGTTCACAGGACCGACTGCGGTGGAACTCGGGTACCTTTGGCTGAGAGACTCTGGGGCTTGGGGGACGGATTGGAATTGGCTTCTTTACTGTATTAGGTTTGTCAGCTCGAAGCATTTCAGTCAGGTTGATAGTCATGCAGGGCCTTGAGACGCTGCTGGAGGAGGTGGACGGCCCCTCCTTTGAAGGTGGAATCCTCTCATGTCCAATAAACCACCCTTTATCCATGTCCTGTGAGAGCGGCTGTCCTGCTCACCTGGACAGACAGTTGTAAAGCATAATTTGTTAACATTAGGTTGTTTTCATCCCCAAAACATGCTATTATCTAATGCATAATGACCCAGTTAAAACAGTGTGCTCAGTTAGTGTGCTCTTTTTACATAAAGACGTATGATGATGTGCTGCAAATTTGACGAGAACAACAACTTTGTTGTAAATGTGACAAAAGAAGTGCAGCAGGACGGAAAGTGGGCGTGTACTCTGAGTGTACGTGCATAAATACATGCAGCCGATTTCTTTCTGTGCGCACCTGTAACATTACTTAAACTGCCTTCATGGTTTCATAAAAATAGACGTTGACATCGCCTCACCATTAACAGATATGAATCGTCAGCTGCATCTAAGTTGCAGGGTGTAGCCTCTGCTAGATCCTCCATGTAAAGTCGTGTTTACACGAGCTGCGCGTTTCCGTGCGTCGCGGAGTCTCCGCTGTTGGCCGTAATCACGTAACCAGATCTGTAACTGGTAACCGGCGTCATAACTCTGAAGCAAACATACATGTCTGTAGCCTGTGCTCGGTGGAGATCAGCTCGCAGTTAACAGGAAGCTTCAAACGAATGAGAAAACCACAGACGCCGCATGGGAGATTGAGTAATTTATGATTAGCAGtcgtgtttgtgtgcagtgttttaacCTTAATTTCTCAATCACAGAGTTGACCCATTCCCCACTTGTAACCATCATTTATCAACAGTAAACAGTATCATTAAAGAGCGTTTGCACGTATGGTTCCATAGAGTGGCTGATATGACTATACTCCAAGTCCCATGATGCACTTGTGAGCTCACTCCGACACAAGCGGCGAGCCAGTCAGCAGCAGGTAAACAAACCTATCTGCCTGGGACTGCGAGCCAAACAAAGCGTATGCGCTGTTTGACCGTCTTGCATTTTTAATGGGGAGGAGGATGACAGTCGAAGAGGAGACACGTCTGCTGTCAccaattcattaaaaataatcgCTCAATTCAACGGAGAGGCGACGGCGAAATAAGAGGACGACTTTAACCTGCAGCGACTGTCGACATCTGCGCATGATGCATTGCAGCACTTTTGAGAAAATGGGTGTTTTTCGCCTCATTCTCAGAATAGAGTATCTGATCCGAGATGTCGGTGGGGTTCTTTAGCTACCGTGTCGTTTGATTGTGCTGGACTCGAAACAACAAGCCGCCCTGGCGACCTGCACCATGGGGCCCATCATGCAGGAGCGCACAGCATCCACGACACTGAAACGCGTCGTCTCCAAAGAGAAGATTCGGGTGAAATATACTGAAAACAGCGGACCAGTAACCAGGTGGGCCTCAATTTCACAGTGACGCATATAAGTCTGAATTAAACTTGTGATGTACTGTGTCTTGGAGGTGAGCCTAACAAAACACTGTCATGTTTCCACAGTTCAAAGAAAGGTAACAAGATGAAGAAAGCAGTGGGCCAGAAAAATGGCCTCCCAAGTCCAGGTCAGGATAAGGACACAGTGTCAACAGTGCAGAAGGTAAGTGATGGCACCTTGCTGAATTAAAGCGATATAATGTCAACATTATATTTGAGGATTATTTTTGTTACATAAGTGACTATGCTAACACGTGTTCCACAGTCTAAtgatgtgcacatgcacactcgCGTGtttgtatgcacacacacacacacacgcgcgcgcgcgcacacaaacacgctcGCACACACTCTTAATTGGTCTTGATCTTCCTGTCGTTTTTTGTTGACCCCATTGTATATTGCTTGAATCAGAGTACTGTAATTTATTATATCAATCGTGATTTATTGTATTACCTTTGGTGAGATATTTCTATGCGCCCATCTGGGGTTCttacctttctttttctgtattctttttgacctgttttctgttgctgttttttttaatggtgcgaataaataaattaaataattgaaattaaaatgttacatgaTACTGtgggaaaataaatattttagctGGTTTAATTTCACAGTATGATTTTGGGTTTGTAGTTAATCTGGTGTGGATGAGGTCACTGCAGGactacaaacaaaacagtgacaaCAGCATTGCAGCATGTATTATGGGCTACATCATAGAACTCAAGACAGATATAATCAGTTtctttaatgattatttttcaggGTGCGCAGTCCAAAGGTGTCAGGGTCAAATCTGGCTCTACACGCAATACAAGCAAACTCTCCAGGTATGCGTTTGCATTCTTACCGCATGCTTTACTTCAAGTACAGTAAATCCCTAA
The DNA window shown above is from Plectropomus leopardus isolate mb chromosome 8, YSFRI_Pleo_2.0, whole genome shotgun sequence and carries:
- the ppp1r3da gene encoding protein phosphatase 1, regulatory subunit 3Da; translated protein: MDKGWFIGHERIPPSKEGPSTSSSSVSRPCMTINLTEMLRADKPNTVKKPIPIRPPSPRVSQPKVPEFHRSRSCEPIPKPIIRQRSHSLPSATQKKQCRHVGVRFVDSLGLDLEDIKIFKSGEDPFVPHHVSFRLLMGAELADGEHLEISLPYLKPVFDQQPGDQQGFLHRLYTQKVCLERVLCFELGVIGITQVVNLGFEKDVTARYSFTEWKSCSETKASWMSTITKTWEGGRGEFSCDTFRFHLPVPPFLQPGAMLQFAIQYKVCGAEYWDNNDEQNYKLVCHNYKLTVPKECEDSMVHFI